The genomic segment TTGCTACCACGATTAAATTGGACTTTATTTATCCGATTATATTAATCTTTCGTGTCTTGTAAATCTCCATTCAAACATTTTCTTAATTCCTTTTCTTCACGAAGATGAGTTAGTGCAAGAATCTTATCATTCTCAAAAATTTTTGTTTTACCTCTTGGAACCAAAGCAGTATTACCTCTCAAAATTGTAACCAGTACTGTCTCATCGGGAAGGTCAATGTCTTTAATCATTTTCCCTGCTACTGGAGAACCAGGCTTTATAGTAATCTCCACCATTGATAGATCATGTTTTTGTAATTTAAACATTGTTGTTATATCTTTCATTGTAACTTCCTGGTCTACCAGAGCTGAAAGAATTGCTGTGCTACTGACAGCAACATTTACTCCCAACCACTCAAATAATGTCTCATTACCGGGAGTA from the Anoxybacter fermentans genome contains:
- a CDS encoding potassium channel family protein produces the protein MRILIVGGGKAGRFLIKEFLKKGYDVTLIEQDVDKCLMIEEKFGIRVVNGDGSEAKVLEKAGIKDMDVVLAVTEDDQDNLVICQLAERQFQVPRTFATVNTPGNETLFEWLGVNVAVSSTAILSALVDQEVTMKDITTMFKLQKHDLSMVEITIKPGSPVAGKMIKDIDLPDETVLVTILRGNTALVPRGKTKIFENDKILALTHLREEKELRKCLNGDLQDTKD